In the genome of Criblamydia sequanensis CRIB-18, one region contains:
- a CDS encoding MFS transporter — protein sequence MTNFSLYRSNDQASISYFWARVLDTPLWAIFNMLPFILLKDFKASVFQLAVFIAIKPIVSLFSSYWSSMVHGRPKLLKTNIILAKCLGSTLFFLVPFFQSSWLLVIASAIYMCLAVGALPAWMEILKRNLTDVDCKKTFAYGSSIGYLGGGILPLALGWILDGSPQAWKWIFPLSALISLSSLPLIIKIKVVSTGESRERTRKSFLSYLLGPWKKSFEILSKKRDFLLFQIGFMVMGTGLMLMQPALPIFFVDGLGMSYVELALALSVCKGISYALSSPLWAARMQKMDIFKFSASVTALACLFPVFLILAKWNFLFVFAAYVGYGAMQAGSELSWNLSGPIFSKKADSSPYTAVNVVTVGIRGLFAPALGSFFCQAFGSESVLCLGGGFFLAATALLLHFSKNYEETGELAA from the coding sequence ATGACGAACTTTTCTTTATACCGCTCAAATGACCAGGCAAGCATTAGCTATTTCTGGGCAAGGGTTCTTGATACGCCTCTTTGGGCGATCTTCAACATGCTTCCTTTCATTCTTCTAAAAGACTTTAAAGCTTCCGTCTTTCAACTTGCCGTATTCATCGCCATCAAGCCGATTGTCTCTCTTTTTTCTTCCTACTGGAGTTCGATGGTCCATGGAAGACCAAAACTTCTAAAAACAAACATTATTCTAGCTAAATGTTTAGGGAGCACCCTATTTTTTCTTGTCCCTTTTTTCCAAAGCTCCTGGCTTCTTGTCATCGCGTCTGCCATCTACATGTGTCTTGCTGTCGGGGCTTTGCCCGCCTGGATGGAAATTTTAAAACGCAACCTCACCGATGTGGATTGCAAAAAAACGTTTGCTTATGGGTCTTCAATTGGATACTTAGGCGGAGGAATTTTACCGCTCGCTCTTGGCTGGATTCTCGATGGATCTCCCCAAGCCTGGAAATGGATTTTTCCCTTAAGCGCCCTTATTTCCCTTTCATCTCTTCCCTTAATTATAAAAATAAAAGTAGTAAGTACAGGGGAGTCTAGAGAAAGAACTCGTAAATCTTTTCTATCCTATCTGCTAGGACCCTGGAAGAAATCTTTTGAGATCCTCTCGAAGAAAAGGGATTTTTTACTTTTTCAAATTGGTTTTATGGTCATGGGTACAGGCCTTATGCTTATGCAGCCTGCTCTCCCTATCTTTTTTGTGGATGGGCTCGGGATGTCTTATGTCGAGCTTGCTCTTGCGCTTTCTGTTTGCAAAGGGATTTCTTATGCCCTCTCATCCCCTTTATGGGCAGCACGCATGCAAAAGATGGATATCTTTAAGTTTAGCGCAAGTGTCACAGCGCTTGCCTGTCTTTTCCCTGTTTTCCTGATTCTTGCTAAGTGGAATTTTCTTTTTGTCTTCGCAGCTTATGTAGGTTATGGAGCTATGCAAGCAGGCTCTGAATTATCCTGGAATCTTTCAGGTCCCATCTTTTCAAAGAAGGCGGATAGCTCGCCTTATACGGCAGTAAATGTCGTGACAGTTGGTATTCGAGGTCTCTTTGCCCCGGCTCTCGGCAGTTTTTTTTGCCAAGCTTTCGGCTCGGAAAGTGTTCTTTGTCTCGGCGGCGGCTTTTTCTTGGCGGCGACGGCCCTTCTTCTTCATTTTAGTAAAAACTATGAGGAAACAGGAGAGCTTGCAGCTTAA
- a CDS encoding contact-dependent growth inhibition system immunity protein: protein MKFDLNKSLQDLENSDWGEPKSDSSLENKCLQLRRVPLMDLKGSDLLRLISQDIGIEYLIPLAIELLRVDPLADRDVYPGSLLGALLEASYKYWDKNPNLREEVEKMYNKILINEKNDEDIRKDVVRELKKSHLTFAEFGRYASLLWDNIQVKQTCNSCAVKILAVIASKQSIILEDLTSLISFPISEKMIEFLLKNKFITYDYEGSYPADRFFRLSKDFREQLGLTRRKKG from the coding sequence ATGAAATTCGACCTTAATAAATCTCTTCAGGACTTAGAAAATTCAGATTGGGGAGAACCTAAAAGTGATTCTTCTCTGGAAAATAAGTGTCTCCAACTTCGTCGGGTTCCTCTAATGGATTTAAAAGGAAGCGACTTGTTGCGTCTGATTTCCCAAGATATTGGGATTGAATATTTAATTCCACTAGCAATAGAACTTTTGCGTGTTGATCCCTTAGCCGATCGTGATGTTTATCCGGGTAGCCTTTTAGGGGCTCTTCTTGAAGCTTCCTACAAATATTGGGATAAAAACCCAAATTTGCGGGAAGAGGTTGAAAAGATGTACAATAAAATTCTCATAAATGAAAAAAATGATGAGGATATTAGAAAAGATGTTGTAAGAGAATTGAAAAAATCCCATCTAACTTTTGCAGAATTTGGGCGCTACGCCAGTTTACTCTGGGATAATATTCAAGTAAAACAAACCTGTAACTCTTGCGCTGTAAAAATACTTGCTGTCATTGCGAGTAAGCAGTCCATTATTTTGGAAGATTTAACTTCACTGATATCATTCCCCATTTCGGAAAAAATGATTGAGTTTTTACTAAAGAATAAATTCATTACCTATGATTACGAAGGATCATACCCGGCGGATCGTTTTTTTAGGCTATCAAAGGACTTTAGAGAACAACTTGGTTTAACAAGAAGGAAGAAAGGCTAA